In Erigeron canadensis isolate Cc75 chromosome 7, C_canadensis_v1, whole genome shotgun sequence, one DNA window encodes the following:
- the LOC122609455 gene encoding histidine kinase CKI1-like produces MGKDLIMVKLDWGKISFGDILKWTVGGFTNLAIVEDGRCLANKVGFKVMVKFFRTKALIWLVLPGLLISLCISHIKQVENDIDLITNKSHQEIWSVVENATNAVLLPRSSSATNLAKIVAHSLGKTDITLDNIKAKMAPLLFQALLTIPHVSQISYIGKDGLFFALYTQLTQDSDTGKLYGESVVFSPQVLVNESWLQQAMKSTNGYASLGNSWNDVNNLLVLNTSRVSENGVISLGFELKSLMDVFSGIKPSGGGLYLATKDGKILSDEVPNTRIFLDGNTTISIKIQTENGYRVGNDHKISLQLNYEVAKSYIVDILGTKYILYSSPLNLTRTQSVFVLALPYGVQNRMHHNIMFVFILVLVTFIMTIVSIFSFVVLMVRKASTEMCLRAFLIKQKEATQQAERKSKNQNLAFVSASHDIRASLAGFDGLIEMSINDVCQGSELAKNFRLMQECSNHLQSILNSILDTSKIEAGMIQMEENPFDIVELVEGVVDLFYPVGLNKEVDVILDLQDGSLTKFSQVIGDERRLRHILSNLLSNAIKFTSDGYVSVRARAMKHQLQSPTFNSNHDQSTTYLSRFFYKTSEKCANLEGIDEDHRDHNWMEFVFEINDTGKGIPKEKQGSVFEQYVQVKEMAHKVEGTGLGLAIVQSLVRLMGGEISIVDKVCERGTCFRFNVVFKVSRSNLCSNSEDEKTPSLGNLSPVSNTPFCSPIRQDSSSSTVLFISSDARRRMTQRFLRAQGINVLAVKNIQLLSETLRGFRQEQNSICSLRPGLNLSSGYLTRSTSRDSSPRNVPLSALDGTDVSPARRTNRPTVSGSRCMKVHGLDEKQLPPSDIILPMPLHGSRLYSLIDLLPELGSVISCTPPQGNRRKPRRQDEIQEISRISPSSSSPLRGKKVLLVEDDKLQLMIAKKSLLKHGMVIDTCTNGKEALILVSKSLNDQRDLGASYVLPYDYIFMDCQMPVMDGCEATRQIRLLEKDYGVYIPIIGLTAHAEGEELNTFFAAGTDMHISKPLNEHKIQEVVKDLHSQ; encoded by the exons ATGGGGAAAGATTTGATAATGGTGAAACTTGATTGGGGAAAGATTTCTTTTGGTGATATACTGAAATG GACTGTAGGAGGTTTCACAAACTTGGCAATCGTCGAAGATGGCCGATGTCTGGCCAACAAGGTGGGGTTTAAGGTGATGGTGAAGTTCTTTAGGACTAAG GCTCTGATATGGCTGGTGCTTCCTGGCTTATTGATCTCCTTATGCATATCACATATCAAACAAGTTGAAAACGACATCGACTTGATCACCAATAAGTCCCATCAAGAAATATGGTCAGTCGTAGAAAATGCAACTAACGCGGTATTGCTTCCAAGGAGTTCATCAGCAACCAATTTAGCCAAAATTGTGGCCCATTCTCTTGGTAAAACAGACATCACATTAGATAACATCAAAGCTAAG ATGGCTCCTTTACTCTTCCAAGCTCTTTTAACGATCCCACACGTGTCACAGATATCATATATCGGAAAAGATGGCCTGTTCTTTGCATTATACACTCAACTGACTCAAG ATTCTGATACAGGAAAGTTATATGGAGAATCAGTTGTGTTTAGTCCTCAGGTTTTGGTTAATGAAAGTTGGTTACAACAAGCCATGAAATCTACAAACGGATATGCTTCATTAGGGAATTCATGGAATGATGTCAATAACCTTCTGGTCCTAAATACATCCCGTGTGAGTGAAAATGGAGTTATCTCACTTGGGTTTGAGCTCAAATCGTTAATGGATGTGTTTTCTGGTATTAAACCTTCCGGTGGAGGCTTGTATTTGGCTACAAAAGACGGAAAGATACTAAGTGACGAGGTTCCTAACACTCGCATCTTTCTTGATGGAAATACTACAATATCTATCAAGATACAAACAGAAAATGGATATCGAGTTGGTAATGATCATAAAATATCATTACAACTCAATTATGAGGTTGCAAAATCATATATTGTAGACATTTTAGGAACAAAGTATATCTTATACTCTTCCCCTCTCAACCTCACTAGAACACAATCGGTATTTGTATTGGCATTACCATATGGAGTACAAAACAGGATGCATCATAATATCATGTTTGTGTTCATTCTTGTATTGGTAACATTTATTATGACCATCGTCTCTATCTTCAGTTTCGTTGTGCTTATGGTGAGAAAAGCAAGCACAGAAATGTGCTTAAGAGCTTTCCTTATTAAACAAAAGGAAGCAACACAACAAGCAGAAAGAAAAAGCAAGAATCAAAATCTTGCATTTGTTTCTGCAAGCCATGACATTCGTGCTTCACTAGCAGGCTTTGATGGATTGATAGAGATGTCAATCAACGACGTTTGTCAAGGATCAGAGTTAGCCAAAAACTTTAGACTTATGCAAGAATGTTCCAATCATCTTCAGA GTATATTGAACTCTATTCTTGACACAAGTAAAATAGAAGCCGGAATGATACAGATGGAAGAAAACCCATTCGATATAGTAGAATTAGTCGAGGGTGTAGTTGACTTGTTCTATCCGGTAGGTCTGAATAAGGAAGTGGATGTGATATTGGATCTCCAAGATGGTTCGTTGACCAAGTTTTCTCAAGTTATAGGTGACGAACGCAGGCTTAGACATATATTATCTAACTTGTTAAGCAATGCCATCAAATTTACCTCAGATGGCTATGTCTCAGTTCGAGCTCGTGCCATGAAACATCAACTACAAAGCCCAACATTTAATTCTAATCATGATCAGTCCACAACATACCTATCAAGATTCTTTTACAAAACCAGTGAAAAGTGTGCTAACTTAGAAGGAATAGATGAAGATCATCGTGATCATAATTGGATGGAATTTGTATTTGAAATAAATGATACTGGAAAGGGTATTCCAAAAGAGAAACAAGGTTCAGTTTTTGAACAATATGTTCAGGTTAAAGAAATGGCTCATAAAGTTGAAGGCACTGGATTAGGACTCGCGATTGTCCAATCTCTG GTACGCTTGATGGGAGGAGAGATAAGCATAGTTGACAAGGTCTGTGAAAGGGGGACCTGTTTCAGATTTAATGTTGTGTTTAAGGTTTCTCGTTCGAATCTATGTAGCAATAGTGAAGATGAAAAGACACCATCTCTTGGCAACTTGTCACCGGTGTCAAACACTCCTTTCTGTAGTCCCATACGTCAAGATTCCAGTTCTTCTACAGTTCTTTTCATTAGCAGTGACGCAAGACGAAGAATGACACAAAGGTTTCTACGAGCCCAAGGGATTAACGTGTTAGCAGTGAAAAACATACAACTACTTTCAGAAACTCTCAGGGGATTCAGACAAGAACAGAATAGCATATGCTCTTTAAGACCCGGTCTAAACTTAAGTTCTGGGTATCTGACACGTTCCACATCTAGAGATTCGAGCCCAAGGAATGTTCCTTTAAGTGCATTGGATGGGACTGATGTGTCACCGGCCAGAAGGACTAATCGGCCAACTGTTTCAG GATCCAGGTGCATGAAAGTCCATGGTTTGGACGAGAAGCAACTCCCACCATCGGATATCATCTTACCCATGCCACTTCATGGGTCACGTTTATACTCATTGATCGATCTTCTCCCAGAACTTGGAAGTGTGATCTCATGCACACCACCCCAGGGGAATCGGCGTAAGCCAAGAAGACAAGATGAAATACAAGAAATCTCTAGGATTTCGCCAAGTAGTAGTAGTCCTTTGAGAGGAAAAAAAGTGTTGCTGGTTGAGGATGACAAATTGCAACTGATGATAGCTAAGAAGAGTCTTTTGAAGCATGGTATGGTAATTGACACATGCACAAATGGGAAAGAAGCATTGATTTTGGTCTCCAAGAGCTTAAATGATCAAAGAGATCTTGGTGCTTCATATGTTCTACCTTATGACTATATCTTCATGGATTGTCAG ATGCCAGTGATGGATGGTTGTGAAGCAACAAGGCAGATAAGACTACTGGAGAAAGATTATGGTGTCTACATCCCTATCATTGGGTTAACAGCTCATGCAGAAGGTGAAGAATTAAACACATTTTTTGCAGCAGGAACCGATATGCACATATCCAAACCATTAAACGAGCACAAGATACAGGAAGTGGTTAAAGATCTCCACAGCCAATAA